A region of Mammaliicoccus sp. Dog046 DNA encodes the following proteins:
- the sarA gene encoding global transcriptional regulator SarA: MAISKIENCADLLSLVTYVDKLKSIIKKDFKLSFEEFAVLTYINENVQDEEYHLKNIINKLNYKQPQIVKAVKNLSQQEFFTKRRNEYDERTVLIFVDKKQRKTISELLEKIDNEIAKTQIEE, translated from the coding sequence ATGGCAATTTCTAAAATAGAAAATTGTGCAGATTTATTATCATTAGTAACATATGTCGATAAATTGAAATCAATCATCAAGAAAGACTTCAAATTAAGTTTTGAAGAATTCGCTGTATTAACTTACATTAACGAAAACGTACAAGACGAAGAGTATCACTTAAAAAACATCATCAATAAGTTAAACTACAAACAACCACAAATTGTTAAAGCAGTTAAAAACTTATCTCAACAAGAGTTCTTCACTAAAAGAAGAAACGAGTATGATGAACGTACAGTTTTAATCTTCGTTGATAAAAAACAACGTAAAACAATCTCTGAATTACTTGAGAAGATTGACAACGAAATCGCAAAAACACAAATCGAAGAGTAA
- a CDS encoding alpha/beta hydrolase: protein MGEIIARDGTHIVYEKQGKGKPLIMLHALSMNLATFSSTVQLLKDQFTVYTIDSRGHGKSGKPSQITIQDHINDIVDLMHYEGIEDSYILGHDMGGVIAQELTNQFPNKVKKLVLVSSISNHGKQPLIKLIAKHRDKVAGFSKEEAILILFNEIFHDVKSTFKWYQEAKKYYRMSEEEDAISVRSINGIDVKADNIDVPTLIVQGKYDPYDVDNDSHCIKHAETVVFEHSGHAPFIEESEKFKKVISNFLNQKVRDKQAI, encoded by the coding sequence ATTAATTATGTTACATGCACTAAGTATGAATTTAGCGACATTTAGCTCAACGGTACAACTACTGAAAGATCAATTTACAGTTTATACTATAGATTCAAGGGGACACGGTAAATCGGGAAAACCGAGTCAAATTACAATTCAAGATCATATTAATGATATTGTGGATTTAATGCATTACGAAGGTATTGAAGATTCTTATATATTGGGACATGATATGGGGGGCGTTATTGCTCAAGAATTAACCAATCAATTTCCTAATAAAGTTAAGAAACTCGTACTTGTATCATCTATATCTAATCACGGAAAGCAGCCACTCATTAAATTGATAGCAAAACATAGAGATAAAGTAGCTGGATTTAGTAAAGAGGAAGCGATTTTAATTTTATTTAATGAAATTTTTCATGATGTTAAATCAACATTTAAATGGTATCAAGAAGCGAAGAAATATTATCGAATGTCAGAAGAAGAAGATGCAATTTCAGTTAGATCTATTAATGGCATCGATGTCAAAGCTGATAATATAGATGTACCTACACTTATTGTGCAAGGTAAGTATGATCCTTACGATGTAGATAATGATTCACATTGTATTAAGCATGCAGAAACGGTTGTTTTTGAACATTCTGGACATGCACCATTTATAGAAGAAAGTGAAAAGTTTAAAAAGGTCATTTCAAATTTTTTGAATCAAAAAGTGAGAGATAAGCAAGCAATATAA